Proteins from a genomic interval of Polaribacter sp. Q13:
- a CDS encoding Rossmann-like and DUF2520 domain-containing protein: MISILLVGNGNVATHLYTAFSKADSIAITQISSRNLEKIPSADLTIIAVSDDAIAEVSSKINNKFVVHTSGGCAISELKNKNNKGVFYMLQTFSKGKDVNFNEVPFCLEATTKKDQQLLSEVAKAIGQKIYTINSEQRKALHVAAVFVNNFTNHLYKIGNDICIEHKVPFEVLLPLIKETASKIASLSPEKAQTGPAVRKDKKTIKNHLDLLDTNQQEIYQLLTKSIQNSVD; encoded by the coding sequence ATGATATCAATACTACTTGTTGGAAATGGAAATGTTGCCACGCATTTATATACTGCTTTTTCAAAAGCTGATAGTATTGCAATTACACAAATTAGTTCTAGAAATTTAGAAAAAATTCCAAGTGCAGATCTTACAATTATTGCTGTTTCAGATGATGCAATTGCTGAAGTTTCTTCTAAAATTAACAACAAGTTTGTGGTTCACACCTCCGGTGGATGTGCTATTAGCGAGTTAAAAAACAAAAACAACAAAGGAGTTTTTTACATGTTACAAACTTTTTCAAAGGGAAAAGACGTCAATTTTAATGAAGTTCCTTTTTGCTTAGAAGCTACCACTAAAAAAGACCAACAATTACTTAGTGAAGTTGCAAAAGCAATAGGGCAAAAAATTTATACTATAAATTCTGAACAAAGAAAAGCATTGCATGTTGCAGCCGTCTTTGTAAACAACTTTACCAACCACCTTTATAAAATTGGGAACGATATTTGTATAGAACATAAAGTACCTTTTGAAGTTTTATTACCTTTAATTAAAGAAACTGCTTCTAAAATAGCATCTTTATCCCCAGAAAAAGCACAAACAGGACCTGCGGTAAGAAAAGATAAAAAAACAATAAAAAATCATTTAGATTTGCTGGATACAAATCAACAAGAAATCTATCAACTTTTAACTAAATCAATTCAAAATTCGGTTGATTAA
- a CDS encoding HAD family hydrolase — protein sequence MEISYKQLLPQINTLIFDVDGVLTNGMVTIMPDGELVRHMNIKDGYALKTAVDKGLNVCIISGGKNEGVRTRLANLGIKDIYLGAHDKIKQYNELVEKYNLKPENVLYMGDDIPDYPVMKLVGMPCCPNDAAPEIQGVSKYISYKKGGEGCVRDVIEQILRVQGKWKNNFSAKYD from the coding sequence ATGGAAATTAGTTACAAACAATTATTACCACAAATAAATACCTTAATTTTTGATGTAGATGGTGTACTTACCAACGGAATGGTTACGATTATGCCTGACGGAGAATTAGTAAGACACATGAATATTAAAGATGGATACGCTTTAAAAACTGCCGTTGATAAAGGTTTAAATGTTTGTATTATTTCTGGAGGAAAAAACGAAGGAGTAAGAACACGTTTGGCTAACTTAGGAATAAAAGACATCTATTTAGGCGCTCATGATAAAATTAAACAATACAACGAATTGGTAGAGAAATACAATTTAAAGCCCGAAAATGTGTTGTATATGGGAGATGACATTCCAGATTACCCTGTAATGAAATTAGTAGGAATGCCTTGTTGCCCAAATGATGCAGCACCAGAAATACAAGGTGTCTCTAAATATATTTCTTATAAAAAAGGTGGCGAAGGCTGCGTAAGAGATGTAATTGAACAAATATTACGTGTTCAAGGAAAATGGAAAAATAACTTTAGTGCTAAATATGATTAA
- a CDS encoding DUF2147 domain-containing protein: protein MKKSLFTFALLILAVTVNAQSILGNWKTVDDETGETKSIVNLYEENGKVYGKVVKVLNKDRQDAVCDKCEGDKKDKLILGMIIIEGMKKKGDEYKGGTILDPQKGKEYGCKIWLDEDNANKLNVRGYIAFLFRTQNWYRAVE, encoded by the coding sequence ATGAAAAAATCACTTTTTACATTCGCACTTTTAATACTTGCAGTAACAGTAAATGCACAATCAATTTTAGGAAATTGGAAAACAGTAGATGATGAAACTGGCGAAACTAAATCGATAGTGAACCTATATGAAGAAAACGGTAAAGTTTACGGTAAAGTTGTTAAAGTACTTAATAAAGATCGTCAAGATGCTGTTTGTGATAAATGTGAGGGAGATAAGAAAGATAAGCTTATCTTAGGTATGATAATTATTGAAGGCATGAAAAAGAAAGGTGATGAATATAAAGGAGGTACAATTTTAGACCCTCAAAAAGGAAAAGAATATGGCTGTAAAATTTGGTTAGATGAAGACAACGCTAACAAGTTGAACGTACGAGGTTATATTGCCTTTTTATTTCGCACACAAAACTGGTATCGTGCAGTTGAATAG
- a CDS encoding ATP-binding cassette domain-containing protein has protein sequence MENIHFTIENKSLSSKSSLVENILKGIHSFPNLKNKKGLLFSNSILDRFIDEEAKHNTQTLTSKENRSIRTLSSGEQKKALLNYLLQQKPDFLILDSPFESLDIASVSNLKEDLIALSSEIILIQLFNRKEEILPIITHVLEIENDEIIENVPIEKYTFKETNFNFKGEVPKPITFYKNIPNQLITLQNVNVEYDDRCILNNINWTINKNEFWHLIGPNGSGKTTILSMIYGNNVKAFRQEVYLFGKKKGSGESVWEIKEKIGYFSPAILELFKRRITVAQMVVSGFYDSVGLYQTPTTLQIKTADDWLELLNLKSKSNTSFQDLTAATQRLVLIARAMIKHPPLLILDEPLINLDNQGTAIVVALINKIVKESDTTILFVSHREVENLNPNFIYELTPTEKGSLGNIKH, from the coding sequence ATGGAGAATATCCATTTTACAATTGAAAATAAAAGTCTTTCTTCTAAAAGTTCTTTGGTAGAAAACATTTTAAAAGGAATACATAGTTTCCCTAATTTAAAAAACAAAAAAGGACTTTTATTTTCAAATTCTATTTTAGATAGATTTATAGACGAAGAAGCAAAACACAACACACAAACCTTAACAAGCAAAGAAAATAGAAGTATTAGAACCTTGTCTAGTGGAGAGCAAAAAAAGGCTTTGCTCAACTATTTACTGCAACAAAAACCAGATTTTTTAATTTTAGACAGTCCGTTTGAAAGCTTAGATATAGCTTCTGTTTCTAATTTAAAAGAAGATCTTATTGCGTTATCCTCAGAAATTATTTTAATTCAGCTTTTTAATAGAAAAGAAGAAATTTTGCCAATAATAACACATGTTTTAGAAATTGAAAATGATGAGATTATTGAGAATGTTCCTATAGAAAAATATACTTTTAAAGAAACTAACTTTAATTTTAAAGGCGAAGTTCCTAAACCGATTACATTCTACAAAAATATACCAAACCAACTTATAACCTTACAAAATGTAAATGTTGAATATGATGATAGATGTATTTTAAACAACATTAATTGGACGATCAATAAAAATGAATTTTGGCATTTAATTGGTCCTAATGGTTCTGGAAAAACTACTATTTTATCCATGATTTACGGGAATAATGTAAAAGCTTTTAGACAAGAAGTCTATTTGTTTGGTAAGAAAAAAGGATCTGGAGAAAGTGTTTGGGAAATAAAAGAGAAAATAGGGTATTTTAGTCCTGCTATTTTAGAATTATTTAAACGAAGAATTACGGTTGCACAAATGGTGGTTTCAGGTTTTTATGATAGCGTAGGCTTATACCAAACTCCAACTACCCTTCAAATTAAAACAGCAGATGATTGGCTTGAATTATTAAATTTAAAAAGCAAAAGTAACACTTCTTTTCAAGACCTAACTGCCGCAACTCAAAGGTTGGTTTTAATAGCAAGAGCTATGATAAAGCATCCGCCATTATTAATTTTAGATGAACCCCTCATTAATTTAGACAACCAAGGAACTGCAATTGTGGTTGCTTTAATTAATAAAATTGTAAAAGAAAGCGACACCACTATCCTTTTTGTTTCTCACAGAGAAGTAGAAAACTTAAATCCTAATTTTATTTATGAACTAACACCTACAGAAAAAGGTTCACTTGGAAACATCAAGCACTAA